The genomic DNA GGGACGACTTCCTACGCTCCGCCTCAAGCAGCCGGTCCACCGTAGCGGCGCTCATCCGTCCAAGCTTCTCGCAGGTCGCCTTGCTGGCCTTGAGCTCGCTTTGGCGAACAAGGCGCGGAACCAGCTCGGGCAACTGCGGGGCAAGGCGTTTGCCGCAAATCTGGTCCATAATCGTCCAAACCTTCTTCAGAGCCTTGACCTCTTCCGGGCCGTACACCGACTTGCGAGGCGAGGTCTCCCGCCTCGCGCGGATGTTCCCTTCCAGCACCACACCCGGCGTTACTTCCACACGCTTCCCATGATTGCGCAACAGGCCCGCCGCGTACGAACGGTTGTA from Candidatus Hydrogenedentota bacterium includes the following:
- a CDS encoding transposase, which codes for MKERRVVTKALALQYQRGGKKERGEILDRFVDMTGYNRSYAAGLLRNHGKRVEVTPGVVLEGNIRARRETSPRKSVYGPEEVKALKKVWTIMDQICGKRLAPQLPELVPRLVRQSELKASKATCEKLGRMSAATVDRLLEAERRKSS